DNA sequence from the Stigmatella aurantiaca genome:
GTCCTCCCGCATGAACGCCCGCGCCACCGCCAGCTTCTGCCACTGGCCCGCGCTCAGCTCCTGCCCCTTCTCGAACCACCCGCCCAGCATCGTGTCGTACTGCTGCGGCAGCGCCGAAATCACCGGGCTCGCCCCGCCCAGGTCCGCTGCCCGGATGATGCGCTCCCGGTTCTCCAGCGACGCCACGTGGCCCAGCCCGATGTTCTCCGCCACGTTGAACTGGTAGCGCACGAAGTCCTGGAACACCGCCCCGAACCGGCTCCGCAGGTCCTCCACGTCCATGTCCCGCACGTCCACGCCCCCGTACAGGATGCTCCCCTCCGTGGGCTCGTACAGGCGCAACAGCAGCTTCACCAGCGTGCTCTTCCCCGCCCCGTTCTCCCCCACCAGCGCCAGCTTCTCCCCCGGCCGCAGCGTCAGGTTCACCCCCCGCAGCGCCCAGGCTTCCTTCCCGGCGTAGCGGAACGACACATCCCTCAGCTCGATGGCGTTCGTGCGCCCCCGCGGCGGGGACTTCGCCGGCAGCACCCGCGGCACCTCCGCCCTCGCGGGGATGTCCAGGTACGAGAACAGGTTGCTCATGAAGAGCGCGTCCTCGTACATCGAGCCGATGCTCGTGAGGATGCCCTGGAACGCCGCCTGCCCCTGCCGGAACACCGACAGGTACAGCACCATGTCTCCCACGCTGATGCCGCCCGAGGCCGCCTTCCCCGCCATGAAGGCATAGCACCCGTAGAAGGCCCCCAGGGACAGCACCCCCAATCCCAGCCCCCACCCCATCCGCCGCTGCGCCAGCGCCCGGTCCTCCCGGAAGAACTTCTGGAACAGGCTCCGGTAGCGCCCCAGCACCAGCGGCCCCAAACCGAACAGCTTCACCTCCTTCACGTGGTTGTCCCGCGTGAGGATCCACTCCAGGTAGTTGAGCTTGCGCCCCTCCGGCGCCCGCCACGAGTACAGCCGGAACCCCGCCGCCGCCAGCCGCGCCTCCGCGATGAACGCCGGAATGGAGGCCAGCACCAGCACCCCCACGCTCCACGGCGACAGCGACACCAAGAGCACCGCGTACGTCGACAGCGTCACCGTGTTGCGGGCAATCGTGAACGCCTGCATCACCAGCGACAGCGGCCGGCTGTTCGCCTCGCGCCGCGCGTTCTGCATCTTGTCGTACGTGCTCGAGTCCTCGAAGTGCCGCAGCTCCAGCTGCAGCGCCTTCTGGAGGATGCGCTCATTGAGCAGGTTGCCCAGGTTGGCCCGCAGCAGCTCGCGCGTGAGCGCCAGGCTCCGGTCCACCAGCGTCGAGCCCAGCATCAGCCCGAACTCCCACCCCACGAGCTTCAGCACCTCGTGGCGCTGGGCTTCGTCCCCGCCCTGGGCCGCCGCCACCACCCCATCCACGATGAGCTTGCCCACGTAGGCGATGGCCGCCGGCAGCACCGCCGCCACCAACGTCAGCCCTCCCAGCAGCACCGCCAGCCCGGGGCTGGCCCGCCAGAAGAGCTGAAAGGTACCCGGTAATTGTTTGAAGAGACTGCCCGCGTTCTTCAGACGGGCCGTGAGCGGGAGCGTGGAGGATTCAGGGGCCGGGGGAGACACAATCTGCCTTCCTAACCCAGGAACTCCTACCTCGCCTGTCCCGGGCTCCCTCGCTCCCCCTCGGGCGAATTCGGTTCCGTATTCCTGGAATCGACTGGAAAAAATTCAGGGCTCACGAGCTGACATCCCACCTGCCCCCCGACCGGCCTGCCAACGTTCACGGCGAATCGATTCCTTGGACCGTTCGCTTGTCAACAGTCCCTGCCCAGGTGGTCGGCCAGGGCTTTGCAAAGGCATCCCTCCGCTTCCCGATGGGTGCGGCGACTGGGGCGGGAGCGATGAGGGTGGGGACATGCGCGGAGTCATCACAGGTCGTGAGGTGGTCACCAACCTGGGGCTGATTTACCGGGAGTTCGGCGCCAGTTGCCTGGTGCGTTGCCTCTGGGTTCTGGCCATTGGCAAGTCCACCACCTTCCTTGAAGTGGCGTGCTGCCACCGCGGACGCTGAACAGCACAAGACCGCGAGGAACGGCGTTCCTCACGGCCTCGTCCTGCAAGTGGGCGCTGAAGCTTACGGCTCGCGGCGGTCCGTGCGGTTCGAGTCCACCGCGTCCTTGATGACCC
Encoded proteins:
- a CDS encoding ABC transporter ATP-binding protein, whose translation is MSPPAPESSTLPLTARLKNAGSLFKQLPGTFQLFWRASPGLAVLLGGLTLVAAVLPAAIAYVGKLIVDGVVAAAQGGDEAQRHEVLKLVGWEFGLMLGSTLVDRSLALTRELLRANLGNLLNERILQKALQLELRHFEDSSTYDKMQNARREANSRPLSLVMQAFTIARNTVTLSTYAVLLVSLSPWSVGVLVLASIPAFIAEARLAAAGFRLYSWRAPEGRKLNYLEWILTRDNHVKEVKLFGLGPLVLGRYRSLFQKFFREDRALAQRRMGWGLGLGVLSLGAFYGCYAFMAGKAASGGISVGDMVLYLSVFRQGQAAFQGILTSIGSMYEDALFMSNLFSYLDIPARAEVPRVLPAKSPPRGRTNAIELRDVSFRYAGKEAWALRGVNLTLRPGEKLALVGENGAGKSTLVKLLLRLYEPTEGSILYGGVDVRDMDVEDLRSRFGAVFQDFVRYQFNVAENIGLGHVASLENRERIIRAADLGGASPVISALPQQYDTMLGGWFEKGQELSAGQWQKLAVARAFMREDAEVLILDEPTASIDAEAEHALFERFQALAADRIAIVISHRFSTVRMADQIAVLHNGQVEELGSHDALMAKDGRYAHLFHLQARGYRD